The DNA region GTTGACGGACTGGATCAAGCCATCCCCGTCGGTAATCATGATGCCTTCGCGGGTCGACTCGAAAACCGTTTCCGCCAGCAACAGGCTGCGCTGCGATTCGGACAGTGCCCGGTCGCGCTCGAACAGCATCTGGTGCAGTTCCAGCAGAAAAGCCTGCTCGATGCTGTGCAGAATATCGGAGAAGCCGACCAGCCCGACCAGCTCGCCCTCGTTGTCCAGTACACCGAGGTGGCGAATGTGATGGGTGAGCAGCAGATTGCGGGCATCGGCCAGCGTGGTACGACCACTGACGGCCAACAGCGAGCGCGTGCAGTACGACGACAGCGGGCCCTGCGGCATGCCCTGCGCCATCAGACGCACGACATCACGCTGAGTCAGAATCCCATAGCTGGCACGCCCCAGGCGCACCACCACGGCATCACGACCTTGCGCACGCATCTGGCTCACGGCCTGCTGCAGCGCCTCGTGTCCGTCGAGCATGCAAGGCGTCTGCACCGGCACCGTATCCAGCCGGCGCAAGGCCAGAAAAGCGTCACTACCTTGTTGGCGAATGATGTCGGACATCGACAGGATGCCCAGGGGGTGCTGATCGTGCTCGATCAACGCATGACGAATGCGCTTGTCGTGAAACATCACTACGGCATCCTGCACAGTGGTTTCCGGCGGCAGGGTTGCCACCGGGGAGGTCATCACATCTGACAGGCGTAATGGGGCGACGGCGCCTTCATGCAACTCTGGGCGTACCGCGTCTGTCTCGGTCCAGATGCCCAGCGCTCGACCGGCTTCATCCACGATCAGAATCGCACTGCACCGGCGTTCGGACATGCGTTGGGCAGCCTCGGTCACCAGCATGGAGGGGGGCCCTGTAAGGATTTCCCGGCTCATGATGCTGCTGACAGGCTGAAACAAAATCGACATCATTTACTATTTAAACATTCTATTTAATATTACACCTGTAATTGAACAGCATTCTATTTATATCTGAGTTTACCCGCAATAACTATGACAAAGATGAATAGGTCGAGGTTCAGTCGATGGCGATTTGGCGAGCACAAAAAACAAGACCCCGCCGCCGGAAACCGGCGACGGGGTCGTATGCCATGACAATCAGGACTTGTCTTTGTCGCCGTAAGGCGGGAAGCCGAAGCCGGAGAACATCTGCTTGGCCTGTTCCTGCATGCGGGTCTGCATCTCCAGGTACATGCCGGTGCTCTGCTCGAGATAATTCGACATCATGTTCTGCATTGCCGGCCCCTGGAATTTCATGAACTCGCTCCAGAGATTGGTATTGAACATGGCGTTATCGCCATACAGCGCCTGAGCCTGCTCGCGGATTTTCAGCTGCAGCTGCTCGAACATCTGCAGGTTCTTCTCCAGGAAGGGCCCCATCATGCCCTGCATGGCCTGGCCATAGAAACGGATGAACTGGGTCAGTACCTCGTAGCTGAACATCGGGGCACCACCGTTTTCTTCTTCCAGGATGATCTG from Paludibacterium sp. B53371 includes:
- the phaR gene encoding polyhydroxyalkanoate synthesis repressor PhaR, translating into MSVEKRVIKKYPNRRLYDTATSSYITLGDVKQLVLDQVDLQVVDAKTQEDITRSVLLQIILEEENGGAPMFSYEVLTQFIRFYGQAMQGMMGPFLEKNLQMFEQLQLKIREQAQALYGDNAMFNTNLWSEFMKFQGPAMQNMMSNYLEQSTGMYLEMQTRMQEQAKQMFSGFGFPPYGDKDKS